The DNA segment TCTTGTGAAGAATGTTGCCACTTTTTGCGAGAACAGCgttatattcaaaattttacacaGTTTTGGAATCGTAACAAACGCGATGAATTTGAGAGCAACCGAAACCCCACCAAAATTCGTCACTTCTTTGCCCATCAAGTAGAACTCGTTGTTGGGTTCTTCCAAAGAATCACACTCGACGCCGAAGGCTGTGTtggcgatgacgtcattggtgAAGCGAGTGAATGTGTCCTTCATTTCGACGGTGATCAAGTCTTCGTTCTTTCGGAGGAAGTGGTTGACGAATTGTTCACCACTTTGGGAAATCAGGGAAAACATGTACTTCATTTTGCTGCTGGTGAAGGCTGGACTGAGAGTCGCACGCATCTCGCGCCATCTCTGGCCTGTTAAGGTGAAGAGGTGTGTAGCCCACAAAGGATCAATGTCTTCGCTGGCGAAAGTTCGGTGGTCGACGAAATGATCGAAGTCTTTCACTGCGATCTGTTTGATCAAGTCGGGGTCGGTGATGACAAGAGTGGGCGCGAAGAACTGGTAGATACCCGAATatctaaaaacaaaaaaagactattttttctagtttaaaatcattttgttttattctagggcataaaataacaatataCGTATCgccttttttcatttttcctctttttgtCGTTTCAGTAAAGAGAAAAAGAGACAAGAAATCGTGACGTTATCCCAAAAGGATAAAATTCACTTCACGAaacagttttttgaaattctAATTGAACTTTTCGTTgactgtttgtttgttttatctgGATAAAGTGAGGCCGATGAGTTTTTATCAATGTTGTAAAgatagaaaatgaaaaattgaagcAAAATGTCCTGTTCCATGAAGACAACTCAACTTCCTTCGTGGTAGTGATTTTTCAACCGATGGAACAATATGGCAAAGAATGACAATGGTAAATTGAAGAAACAAATATGTGAAAGTTTAGTTTAGAAGAGTTTTATCGTTCGACGACTTTGGACAAATAATTGGTACACCTAGTCATTTGTCAAAGAGTTGTCTGTTGATTCGCTTTCTAGGTTAAGATTCCAGAAATAAGTAAtgtcaatttcatttattttgatttttgaactgtCATGTATGAACTTGATGGTCAAGTGTTCCAAAATAAAATCCTAAATATGTTGCcaaccaaacaaaaataatttcaatcgttaaaagtcacccggtattattttgcttttgatGACCCGTGACGTAAAAGATAACAAGCAACAACTGACACATGTTACTGAATTTCAAGGCTGTTGTCTGTgtgtcaacaaaaaattattcttgCCTGGAATTTGGAAACTTGTTGTAGACCTCTTGGACCATTTCGCCGAAGCACTGTTTGCGCGCAAAAATCTTCCAGCTGTCCCCGAAGATGGTCATGTAGTGTCCCTGGTTCACCCCTTTTTCCAACCAGTATTTATTGAGGCGGACCACCTGCCAGTAGTACCCCAAAACCACGACAACAACAGCGACCACAATCCACcacataattataaaaactgAAGCACAAACAGACAGCTTGATACTGAAGATGAAGGTCaaacttttaaatatttacaatttgtttATGTGTTGTGGGCTTTTGTTGGTGTTTCGTATTATTATAGACTGGGATCACGTCATTGCTATACGGTTTATTTCTGACTCTTATCTGAACGCTATCTACGTATCAAATTTGATAAGTGATTAACTTGATGAATTGGAGGGAGAAACTAATCGGTGTATTGCTGTTTGATTCTATCTATTAACAATTCCAACTATCTGTTCCttatgtttacttttttctctaacgtgaaaaatttaatatctgATTGATCCAAAATTGCAAATTCCTTGGATGATACTCTACAAATTTTCGAATAATTCAAAACGCACTTGGTTGTACACAAATTGCCGACACTTTGCcataatttttaatcattttaattcCTATATCATGGCCTTCCATATTTTGATTTGATATAATTTGTGAATTCTGTCACCACAAAAAGACAGaaagtacagttgcggacacggaattttagacgtcaaatttaaaaaatgtcaatgtaagcCACGCTTAATTGTCATTaattataacactgcaaccggatatgttttgttggtttatttgacaaatatctgatgtaggtatagcattaagaACGagaagccatcaacaaccgaaagttactcctgttatgcgatttaaaatacaattcagtgttaccaacttaaacagtccttcttgatcaccccgtagaaCATTGCAAAAAACGCACCCTATGAGTGTAAGACacgtgtttaatttaaatttaaattgtcaaatgtgacaatcggtgacaatttcaaaagtcAATATTTCAAacgtgatttataaaattcactgtttcgaattttctgccaacctgacaacactttgacaattgaaaaaaaaaaatacgataaaaatacaaaactcgaaagtgaggttagttccacctaaagccagttttacatttttatgtcaatcgaATGACAAATcgtccaagattccgtgtcagcaatagtacttttttgctCGAATCACAAATCCATGGTAAATTCTAAAAAGTTTATTCAGGAAATCTTAGCTTTTAATTGTGATACTGCGCCTAACATTACTGTTAAACTAACTGCTTGAGTCTTCCTAGACTTTGACGCGGCGCTTCAACCCGAGCCAAAATCCTTTCTCAGCAGTCAAGTTAAATGTCTTTCTGCTAAGTTGTAACGGAATTTGAGTTTTCTCCACAGGAACAATCTCAAAATGGCTCAAAATATAAAAGAACAAAGTCTTGATCTCCAGAAGGGCAAATCTAGAGCCTATACAATTCCTAGGTCCTGATCCAAAAGGCAAAAAAGCGTACGGATTAATGTTCGCCTTGTTTTCTTCACTGAAACGTTCAGGGTCGAAGCGATCCGGATCGGGCCAGTACTGGGGGTCTCTGTGCAAACCCATGATGGGCAACCAGATGAGTGAATTTTTTTCGAGATGAACAGGTTTCTCGTCTGGAGTTTTGGGCTGAATTGTGTAAGGTTTGGTACAAACGCGATCCACCGCTACCCCAGCGGGCCACTTTCTCAAGGCTTCCGACACGACCATGTCCAAGTACTTCATCCCCGAAAGGGCTTCGTAGGTGAGTTTACCGTTGCAAGTTTCCAAAGTGTCGTCTACTTCTTGAATGAGTCTCTCCTGGATGTCAGGATTCACTCCCAGCTCGTGGGACATTAAGCACATCAACGAAGAAACAGAGTCGAAACCGGCAAAGAAGAAGCCTAGAGCTTGAGAGGTGATGTCTTGATCTGTTATCTCAGCTTTGCGAGTTTTCGTAGATGTGACAAGCTCAGATTCTTGCACTGTTGCAAAACCTGCATCTTGTTGGGTTTGAGTCTCTTCATGTATCATTCCACTCTTGCGCGCCTCCATCAACAGATTGACCATGTCAGGTCTGACAATTCCGTGTTTTTCTCTACTCTCGATATTGCTATTGATCAGTTTTGTGAAGAACTTTGCAACTTTTTGTGAGAACAATCCTATATTCAAAACTCCACACAGTTTCGGAATCGCAACGAACGCGATCACTTTGATAGTAAACCAAACCC comes from the Tenebrio molitor chromosome 9, icTenMoli1.1, whole genome shotgun sequence genome and includes:
- the LOC138138170 gene encoding cytochrome P450 9e2-like, coding for MWWVVVAVVVAVLGYFWLLARQNKYWLEKGVNQGRYMTVFGDSWKIIMRKQSFAEMVLEVYNKFPNSRYAGIYQFFAPTLLIRDPDLIKQITVKDFDHFVDHRKFVTEDTDPMWGKSLFNLSGQRWREMRGTLSPAFTSSKMKYMFSLISQSGEQFVNHFLRKNEDLITLEMKDTLTRFANDVIASTAFGVECDSLEERNNEFYLMGKEATNFGGVWFTIKVIAFVAIPKLCGVLNIGLFSQKVAKFFTKLINSNIESREKHGIVRPDMVNLLMEARKSGMIHEETQTQQDAGFATVQESELVTSTKTRKAEITDQDITSQALGFFFAGFDSVSSLMCLMSHELGVNPDIQERLIQEVDDTLETCNGKLTYEALSGMKYLDMVVSEALRKWPAGVAVDRVCTKPYTIQPKTPDEKPVHLEKNSLIWLPIMGLHRDPQYWPDPDRFDPERFSEENKANINPYAFLPFGSGPRNCIGSRFALLEIKTLFFYILSHFEIVPVEKTQIPLQLSRKTFNLTAEKGFWLGLKRRVKV